Proteins from a single region of Lysinibacillus sp. JNUCC-52:
- a CDS encoding glycosyltransferase family 2 protein — translation MVTISLCMIVKNEEDVIARCLESVSDLVDEINIVDTGSTDKTKEIVKQFTDRIFDFKWIHHFADARNFSFQQATCDYIFWLDADDVLMAEDQEKFKVLKESLTPNIDAVSMNYHLSFDNEGNVSSLIRRNRLVRREKQFRWIGAVHEYLEVSGTLIESDVAVSHLPLQHDHQRNITIYKKLLQSGEPLSPRDTFYYANELLDHNEIEDAIFYYELFLTSKQGWVEDNINACFKLADCYTKLNDKENNVSSILRSFEYDTPRPEACCRLGHHFIEQAKNHEAIFWYEQALTIKPKPNAPFQNKTFTTWLPHLQLCVLYDRLQQYELANTHNELARVYLPNDPKILHNKSYFDRLLKNNNDKL, via the coding sequence ATGGTAACGATAAGTTTATGTATGATTGTGAAAAACGAAGAGGATGTTATCGCCAGATGCCTTGAATCAGTAAGTGATTTAGTTGATGAAATAAATATAGTGGACACAGGCTCCACTGACAAGACAAAGGAAATTGTTAAACAGTTTACAGATCGGATTTTTGATTTTAAGTGGATTCACCATTTTGCCGATGCACGTAATTTTTCCTTTCAACAAGCAACTTGCGATTACATTTTTTGGTTAGATGCAGATGATGTTTTAATGGCTGAAGATCAAGAAAAATTTAAAGTGCTAAAGGAATCTTTAACTCCTAATATCGATGCCGTCTCGATGAATTATCATTTAAGCTTTGATAACGAAGGTAATGTTAGCTCTCTTATAAGAAGAAATCGATTAGTCAGAAGGGAGAAACAATTTCGATGGATAGGGGCGGTACACGAATATTTAGAGGTTAGTGGTACTCTGATTGAAAGTGATGTTGCAGTAAGCCATTTACCACTTCAGCACGATCACCAGCGCAATATTACTATTTACAAGAAACTCCTTCAATCAGGGGAACCTCTATCACCACGTGACACATTTTATTATGCCAATGAATTACTGGATCACAATGAAATTGAAGATGCAATATTTTACTATGAGCTTTTTCTCACATCTAAACAAGGCTGGGTAGAAGATAATATTAATGCCTGTTTTAAACTAGCTGATTGCTATACGAAATTAAATGATAAGGAAAATAACGTAAGTTCTATTTTAAGAAGCTTCGAATATGACACCCCGCGCCCTGAAGCATGCTGCAGGCTTGGTCATCACTTTATAGAACAGGCAAAAAATCATGAGGCCATTTTTTGGTATGAACAAGCACTCACAATAAAACCTAAACCAAATGCCCCTTTCCAAAATAAAACCTTTACTACTTGGTTACCCCATTTACAACTTTGCGTTCTCTATGACCGATTACAACAATACGAATTAGCTAACACCCATAATGAATTAGCACGTGTCTACTTACCCAATGATCCAAAAATCTTACACAATAAAAGCTACTTCGATCGTTTGTTAAAAAACAACAACGATAAACTTTAA
- a CDS encoding YncE family protein, with product MKKWAFFIFSFIQVIWLAGCTEKSFEPLDRNQSFIASLNIQEPSLDFIDELGNVIATWSFDKAYTGALLLDNDRILLYGHQLDEIVVYTLSTGKKLYSKKVELGTTNVYYDPNVKQFFITNSKMNTVTSFDVEGNKLASQQLGNYPMSMATYKDKLYVVNYKDTKLSVLSIKDLTIEQEWPIGKSSHGIVIVEETNELWVGGHGEGSKPNSSVKRFDLGTGTVRGNIEMPLMPVGLTKTKDKVLVVSHGHNELYVVDFKGNVLWEKEVGANPFVVNQFKDYIVVAGYDDHTLYFIKDGQVQKTVDVGKGAFQLLVREEEK from the coding sequence ATGAAAAAATGGGCATTCTTCATTTTTTCTTTTATACAAGTTATTTGGTTGGCGGGATGTACCGAGAAATCTTTTGAGCCACTTGACCGTAATCAGAGTTTTATTGCATCGCTCAACATACAAGAGCCTTCACTAGATTTTATTGATGAGCTGGGGAACGTAATTGCAACATGGTCATTCGATAAAGCATATACGGGCGCATTATTACTAGATAATGACCGAATATTATTATATGGGCATCAATTAGATGAAATCGTTGTCTATACACTTTCAACGGGTAAAAAGCTTTATTCCAAAAAAGTAGAGCTAGGTACGACAAATGTGTACTATGATCCAAATGTTAAACAATTTTTTATAACGAATAGTAAGATGAACACAGTGACAAGCTTTGATGTGGAAGGAAATAAGTTGGCATCACAGCAACTTGGTAACTACCCGATGTCGATGGCTACTTACAAAGATAAGCTCTATGTAGTCAATTATAAAGATACGAAATTATCAGTATTATCCATTAAAGATTTAACAATAGAACAGGAATGGCCAATAGGAAAATCATCACATGGCATTGTCATCGTTGAGGAGACAAATGAGCTTTGGGTTGGCGGGCATGGTGAAGGAAGCAAGCCGAATAGTTCAGTAAAGCGATTTGATCTTGGGACGGGTACTGTGCGTGGCAATATAGAAATGCCTTTAATGCCAGTAGGTTTAACAAAGACGAAAGATAAAGTGTTAGTCGTTAGCCACGGTCATAATGAATTATATGTTGTTGATTTTAAAGGAAATGTTTTATGGGAAAAAGAAGTAGGAGCAAATCCATTTGTTGTGAATCAGTTTAAGGACTATATTGTTGTAGCTGGTTATGATGACCATACATTATATTTTATAAAAGATGGTCAAGTACAAAAAACAGTTGATGTTGGCAAAGGTGCATTTCAGCTGTTAGTAAGGGAGGAAGAAAAGTGA
- a CDS encoding response regulator transcription factor gives MTTVLIVDDEQDMRNLIEMMLNNSNFETFTAACGTEAYDIIVREQIDLVLLDVMMPHEDGFAVCQSIRAMSNVPVIFLTARDANEDKVKGLTLGGDDYIVKPFTNDELVARMHAVLRRSGTNIADFEQKFVVFGPIKLDEIARKVSVEGKVIPLTLKEFELLHLFMKNPGNAYSREQLLERIWDIDYLGGTRTVDTHIKTLRLKLGKEAAGYIQTVWGVGYRFDPGE, from the coding sequence GTGACAACGGTATTAATTGTTGATGATGAGCAAGATATGCGTAATTTAATCGAGATGATGCTCAATAACTCCAATTTCGAGACCTTTACAGCTGCATGTGGAACTGAGGCGTACGATATTATTGTTCGCGAACAAATTGACTTAGTTTTATTAGATGTGATGATGCCACATGAAGATGGCTTTGCGGTTTGTCAAAGTATTCGAGCAATGTCTAATGTGCCTGTCATTTTCTTAACGGCACGAGATGCTAATGAGGATAAAGTAAAAGGACTAACACTCGGTGGAGATGATTATATCGTTAAACCGTTTACAAATGATGAACTAGTGGCACGAATGCATGCTGTTTTGAGAAGAAGTGGTACGAATATTGCAGATTTTGAGCAAAAATTTGTTGTCTTTGGGCCAATTAAATTAGATGAGATTGCACGTAAAGTTTCAGTGGAAGGGAAGGTTATTCCATTAACTTTAAAGGAATTCGAATTATTACACTTATTTATGAAAAATCCAGGAAATGCTTATTCTCGTGAGCAGTTGTTAGAGCGTATTTGGGATATTGATTATTTAGGTGGAACAAGAACGGTTGATACTCATATTAAAACTTTGCGATTAAAGCTTGGAAAGGAAGCGGCAGGGTATATACAAACCGTCTGGGGAGTAGGCTACCGCTTTGATCCAGGCGAATGA
- a CDS encoding sensor histidine kinase → MKKISTRIWLLIFAFLIITVVFMYVLTDFLYEQLYVEDTESNMIEIGTKLQTMYTSGKVTDEFIANIEHYNDYSNLNIFAVRNPRELSACVPFDIDYETLIGADERQQLLEGKYVQKIGYEPRFDRQLISVVLPLVDQNRLEGIIYIYFPLAKISELASQEVIFLFLSAFVFLIVTSFFVYKGIQHIMRPLSDLQTAVEQMSYGQYATRVPVKSSDEIGKLSSTFNDMAEAIQREDEAQKTFLATVSHELRTPISYVKGYSEAMQNGIIAEEQQEETIQLIVREANRMERLTNELLQLARMENEQKDIALYPIPLAETLREVQKILTHQAQKKNITLHLDVDDELIVKADEVKLKQIFINIIENAINYSYEQSKVDIVAIEHNGNALIMIEDEGIGIPQEDLSHVTERFYRVNKARSRVDGGSGLGLSIVEQLLKQLQGKLEIESEIDKGTKVKISMPLMEE, encoded by the coding sequence ATGAAAAAGATTTCTACACGTATTTGGCTTTTGATTTTTGCATTTTTGATAATCACAGTTGTTTTTATGTATGTACTGACTGATTTTTTATATGAACAGCTTTATGTGGAAGATACAGAAAGCAATATGATTGAAATCGGGACAAAGCTACAAACAATGTATACGAGTGGTAAAGTTACAGACGAATTTATTGCTAATATTGAACATTATAATGACTATTCCAATTTAAACATTTTTGCTGTTAGAAATCCTCGTGAACTGAGTGCCTGTGTTCCGTTTGATATTGATTATGAAACATTGATAGGAGCTGATGAACGGCAGCAATTGCTAGAAGGGAAATATGTGCAAAAAATTGGCTATGAACCTCGTTTCGATCGACAGCTTATTTCAGTAGTCCTACCTTTAGTAGATCAAAATAGGCTAGAGGGAATTATTTATATTTACTTCCCATTAGCCAAAATTAGTGAGTTAGCAAGTCAAGAAGTCATTTTTTTATTTTTGAGTGCATTTGTCTTTTTGATAGTGACTAGTTTTTTTGTCTATAAAGGTATTCAACATATTATGCGTCCATTAAGTGACTTACAAACGGCAGTAGAACAAATGTCTTATGGACAATATGCAACACGTGTCCCTGTCAAATCGAGTGATGAGATAGGGAAACTATCAAGCACTTTTAACGATATGGCGGAGGCAATTCAACGAGAGGATGAGGCGCAAAAGACTTTTTTAGCGACTGTCTCTCATGAATTGCGTACACCTATTAGCTATGTAAAAGGTTATAGTGAAGCAATGCAAAACGGTATTATTGCAGAAGAGCAACAAGAGGAAACCATTCAGTTAATCGTGCGTGAAGCAAATCGTATGGAACGTTTAACAAATGAGCTTCTTCAACTTGCTCGTATGGAAAATGAACAAAAGGACATCGCACTCTATCCGATACCACTTGCAGAGACATTACGAGAAGTTCAAAAAATTTTAACGCATCAAGCACAGAAAAAGAATATTACTTTGCACCTTGATGTAGATGATGAATTAATTGTTAAAGCCGATGAAGTGAAGCTAAAGCAAATTTTTATCAACATTATTGAAAATGCTATCAATTACTCCTATGAGCAGTCGAAGGTTGACATTGTAGCAATTGAACACAACGGCAATGCGCTTATCATGATAGAAGATGAGGGGATAGGTATACCGCAGGAAGATTTATCTCATGTCACAGAGCGTTTTTATCGTGTCAATAAAGCGCGCAGTCGAGTAGATGGTGGAAGTGGCCTAGGTCTATCCATTGTTGAACAATTATTAAAACAGTTACAAGGCAAGTTAGAAATTGAAAGTGAAATAGACAAAGGCACAAAAGTAAAAATTTCGATGCCATTAATGGAGGAGTAA
- a CDS encoding FixH family protein, translating into MKKWLFTLIAVPALLVGCGEKEEPATSSALEEPQMLEVEILTPKEVAINAPIELAAHVIQGEKNIDDAIVEFEVWESGKRDEGQMLEGTLEKDGVYKAQTTFDHDGVYFMFAHTTANGIHNMPKQQITAGTPDMTQVIKEDEKANMNMSDHGKDSSEDSEH; encoded by the coding sequence ATGAAGAAGTGGTTATTTACATTGATAGCTGTACCAGCATTATTAGTAGGTTGTGGAGAAAAGGAAGAACCTGCAACATCTTCTGCATTGGAAGAGCCTCAAATGTTGGAGGTGGAAATTTTAACGCCAAAAGAAGTAGCGATAAATGCTCCTATTGAACTTGCTGCACATGTAATTCAAGGTGAAAAAAATATTGATGATGCAATAGTCGAATTTGAAGTGTGGGAATCAGGTAAACGCGATGAAGGACAAATGCTTGAAGGAACATTAGAGAAAGATGGCGTCTATAAAGCCCAAACTACATTTGATCATGATGGTGTTTACTTTATGTTTGCCCATACTACTGCGAATGGTATTCATAATATGCCGAAACAGCAAATTACGGCTGGAACACCTGATATGACACAAGTAATTAAAGAAGATGAAAAAGCTAATATGAACATGTCGGATCACGGTAAAGATTCATCAGAGGATTCAGAGCATTAA
- a CDS encoding TetR/AcrR family transcriptional regulator: MDRRQEILEAAAKSFTLFGYKATTMEQVAKIANVGKGTIYTFFANKEILFQEIAMSLVREMKAEADAVLDVSASFMDNAHNALMKMLQFREKHLLFAKLIEEEKELRTPAVKQVLIRIESEILSYVATLIQRRIDKGEIRDCDAELVSYLLLKAYLAFVVDWHELHGDMIPEEKILNLFKETIFRGLVL; encoded by the coding sequence ATGGATCGTAGGCAGGAAATTCTTGAAGCAGCTGCAAAATCATTTACGTTGTTTGGCTATAAGGCAACGACGATGGAACAAGTGGCGAAAATTGCTAATGTCGGTAAAGGAACGATTTATACATTCTTTGCAAATAAGGAAATTTTATTTCAAGAGATAGCGATGTCACTTGTACGTGAGATGAAGGCAGAAGCGGATGCAGTGTTGGATGTATCAGCTAGCTTCATGGATAATGCACATAATGCTTTAATGAAAATGCTACAGTTCCGTGAGAAGCATCTTTTATTTGCGAAGTTAATTGAGGAAGAAAAAGAATTACGTACGCCAGCAGTAAAACAAGTATTAATTCGTATTGAATCTGAAATATTATCGTATGTCGCAACGTTAATTCAAAGACGTATTGATAAAGGTGAGATTCGAGATTGTGATGCAGAGTTAGTAAGTTATCTGTTGCTAAAGGCGTATTTAGCGTTCGTGGTAGATTGGCATGAGCTACATGGCGACATGATTCCTGAAGAAAAGATACTAAATCTTTTCAAGGAAACGATCTTTCGAGGGCTAGTTCTTTAA
- a CDS encoding YhgE/Pip domain-containing protein, with protein sequence MIKAEWLKILKTRKMLVSIIAVLFIPVMYAGMFLWAFWDPYAGMSNLPVAVVNEDNGAEMDDVKLDLGDTLVDKLVDSKQFDFIEVSKEEAEKGLNSRDYYMILEIPANFSEHATTLLDDKPSKLVMNYIPNEGLNFLGAQIGETAMDRIRAEVNSQVSATYAEKLFDSIATLGDGFTEAADGSVKLDEGAQKVANGAKDLKGYLEQLASSTIELSDGTDKITKGAGQAATGANELSTGLVKLENGTVQLQQGAQQAAAGATNLEQGLSQYTQGVAKVEAGLTTLNEKQQQIVSGAASVAENAGKINSSANQLSNGSAQVEAGITALSEQLKSAIASMPEEQAAALKQTLAELQAGSASVHNGLNSLASGAEQLQAGASQVSGGASQIAAGQKDVLTGANALSAKSNELVKGAQSLQAGNATLADKLGELHAGVNTAVTGSKTLASGLNDLASGTTTLNEGTSTLASKSGELAEGSATLADGSTELADGTATLSGKLGEASEKANEVHANDDTYDMVGNPVEVEKESVNHVPNYGTGFAPYFISLGLFVGALLISIVFPLVEPAIRPKNGATWFTSKVTVLAFVGLVQALLTVAIVKWGLGLEVQNLGYFVLTALVTSYVFLALIQMLVSIFGDPGRFIAIVVLILQLTTSAGTFPLELIPEPLQVFNKLLPMTYTVQAFKASISTGDMSYLWQNYGVLFGYLIVFLAITFGYFMLLHTRRYSKVVED encoded by the coding sequence ATGATTAAAGCTGAATGGCTGAAAATCCTAAAAACAAGAAAAATGCTTGTTTCAATAATTGCCGTCCTATTTATCCCAGTCATGTATGCAGGCATGTTTTTATGGGCGTTTTGGGATCCATACGCAGGCATGTCTAATTTGCCAGTAGCAGTTGTCAATGAAGATAATGGAGCAGAAATGGATGATGTGAAGTTAGACTTAGGAGATACCTTGGTCGATAAACTCGTCGATAGTAAGCAATTTGACTTTATTGAAGTGTCAAAAGAAGAAGCAGAAAAAGGTTTAAATAGTAGAGACTATTACATGATCTTAGAAATACCAGCAAATTTCTCAGAACATGCGACGACTTTACTTGATGACAAACCTTCTAAGTTAGTGATGAACTATATCCCAAATGAAGGGTTGAACTTCCTAGGTGCGCAAATTGGTGAAACAGCAATGGATCGCATACGCGCAGAAGTAAATTCACAAGTTTCTGCTACATATGCAGAAAAATTATTTGATTCCATTGCAACGCTTGGAGATGGCTTTACAGAAGCTGCTGACGGTTCAGTTAAGCTAGATGAAGGAGCACAAAAAGTAGCAAATGGAGCAAAAGATTTAAAAGGGTATTTAGAGCAGTTAGCTTCTAGCACAATCGAACTTTCTGATGGTACAGATAAAATTACAAAAGGTGCAGGGCAAGCAGCAACAGGTGCCAACGAACTGTCAACTGGTTTAGTTAAATTAGAAAATGGTACAGTTCAATTACAGCAAGGTGCACAGCAGGCAGCTGCAGGCGCAACAAATCTTGAACAAGGCTTATCTCAATACACACAAGGTGTAGCTAAAGTAGAAGCAGGCCTTACAACATTAAATGAAAAACAACAGCAAATCGTTTCAGGTGCGGCATCAGTTGCTGAAAATGCTGGTAAAATAAACAGTTCAGCAAATCAATTATCGAATGGTTCTGCACAAGTAGAAGCAGGTATTACAGCACTATCTGAACAGTTGAAAAGTGCGATTGCATCTATGCCAGAGGAGCAAGCAGCAGCGTTAAAACAAACGTTAGCAGAGCTACAAGCAGGAAGTGCAAGTGTGCATAATGGATTAAATTCTTTAGCATCTGGTGCTGAACAGTTACAAGCTGGTGCAAGCCAAGTAAGTGGTGGTGCATCACAAATTGCAGCTGGTCAAAAAGATGTTTTAACTGGTGCAAATGCATTATCAGCAAAAAGCAATGAATTAGTTAAAGGTGCGCAAAGTCTACAAGCTGGTAATGCGACACTAGCTGATAAACTAGGTGAATTACATGCTGGTGTGAACACAGCTGTTACAGGTTCAAAAACATTAGCTTCAGGATTAAATGATTTAGCTAGTGGTACGACAACATTGAACGAGGGCACATCAACGCTAGCTTCTAAATCTGGTGAGTTAGCTGAAGGGTCTGCAACACTTGCAGATGGTTCGACTGAACTTGCGGACGGTACTGCTACACTATCAGGCAAATTAGGTGAAGCGAGTGAAAAAGCAAACGAAGTACATGCGAATGATGACACGTATGATATGGTAGGTAATCCAGTAGAAGTAGAAAAAGAATCAGTTAACCATGTTCCAAACTATGGTACAGGTTTTGCACCTTACTTTATTTCACTTGGATTATTTGTTGGGGCATTATTAATCTCGATTGTATTCCCACTTGTTGAACCAGCTATTCGTCCGAAAAATGGTGCAACATGGTTTACAAGTAAAGTGACAGTGCTTGCATTTGTCGGTCTTGTTCAAGCTTTATTAACAGTAGCAATTGTAAAATGGGGCTTAGGTCTTGAAGTACAAAATTTAGGTTACTTTGTTCTAACAGCTTTAGTGACAAGCTATGTATTCTTAGCTTTAATTCAAATGTTAGTATCTATTTTCGGTGATCCAGGTCGCTTCATAGCGATTGTTGTACTGATTTTACAACTTACAACAAGCGCGGGTACATTCCCACTTGAGCTTATTCCAGAACCATTACAAGTGTTCAATAAATTATTGCCAATGACTTATACTGTTCAAGCGTTTAAAGCAAGTATTTCAACAGGCGACATGTCATATTTATGGCAAAACTACGGCGTGTTATTTGGATACTTAATTGTGTTCTTAGCCATTACATTTGGTTATTTCATGCTATTACACACAAGACGTTACTCAAAAGTAGTAGAAGATTAA
- the yhfH gene encoding protein YhfH, which produces MLENVVEFFKNLPAKQCTECGEKIEEQSECYSNTCEKCNCL; this is translated from the coding sequence ATGTTAGAAAACGTAGTTGAATTTTTCAAGAACTTACCTGCAAAACAATGCACAGAATGCGGTGAAAAGATCGAAGAACAAAGCGAATGCTACAGCAACACTTGTGAAAAATGTAACTGCCTATAA